One genomic window of Nicotiana sylvestris chromosome 10, ASM39365v2, whole genome shotgun sequence includes the following:
- the LOC104212687 gene encoding UDP-glycosyltransferase 89A2: MSSSKNGVHVLIFPFPAQGHILPLLDFTHQLLLHGFKITILVTPKNLPILDPLLSAHPSVQTLVFPFPGHPSLPAGVENVKDVGNSGNAPIIAGLSKLRGPILEWFKAQPNPPVAIVYDFFLGWTQDLAQELGIPGIVFYTSGGLLVSILGEIWKNFGSYKDLGLIEFNGLPKSPRFVREHMPSVFQKYREGDPTWEIVRNGFIANGKSFGSIFNTFEALESEYLSFLKKEMGHDRVYSIGPINLVGGPGRNGKSNVDVGVNERIFTWLDECDDGSVLYVAFGSQKLLTKAQMESLTIGLEKSGVRFILVAKQLTAQQLEEGYGSVPEGFEDRVSGRGLVIKGWAPQVEILGHRAIGGFLSHCGWNSVLEAIVAGVQILGWPMEADQFINAWLLVENMKTSVRVFEGADSVPDPIELGRRISDAMGNDLFKERAK, from the coding sequence ATGTCAAGCTCTAAAAATGGAGTCCATGTCTTAATTTTTCCATTTCCAGCACAAGGTCACATATTACCCCTTCTTGATTTCACACACCAACTTCTTCTCCATGGTTTTAAAATCACCATTTTAGTCACTCCTAAAAACCTCCCAATTCTTGATCCTCTTTTATCCGCCCACCCTTCTGTTCAAACACTTGTCTTTCCATTTCCCGGCCACCCTTCACTTCCCGCCGGCGTTGAAAACGTTAAAGACGTTGGTAACTCCGGCAATGCTCCGATCATTGCTGGGCTCAGTAAGCTTCGTGGCCCAATCTTGGAATGGTTCAAGGCCCAACCCAATCCTCCTGTGGCTATTGTTTATGATTTTTTCTTGGGCTGGACTCAAGATTTGGCCCAAGAACTTGGTATACCCGGAATTGTTTTTTACACTTCTGGGGGGTTATTGGTTTCTATACTTGGTGAAATTTGGAAGAATTTTGGGTCTTATAAAGATTTGGGCCTTATTGAGTTTAATGGGCTGCCTAAAAGTCCAAGATTTGTGAGGGAACACATGCCTTCAGTATTTCAAAAGTACAGAGAGGGTGACCCAACTTGGGAGATTGTGAGAAATGGGTTTATTGCTAATGGTAAGAGTTTTGGGTCAATTTTCAATACTTTTGAGGCTTTGGAGAGTGAGTATTTGAGCTTTTTAAAGAAGGAAATGGGCCATGATCGTGTGTATTCAATTGGGCCTATAAATTTGGTTGGTGGGCCTGGTAGAAATGGGAAGTCCAATGTGGATGTTGGTGTAAATGAGAGAATTTTCACTTGGCTTGATGAATGTGATGATGGGTCTGTTCTTTATGTAGCTTTTGGTAGTCAAAAATTGCTAACAAAGGCCCAAATGGAGTCTTTAACTATTGGGCTTGAGAAAAGTGGAGTGAGGTTCATTTTGGTAGCTAAACAATTGACAGCCCAACAATTGGAAGAGGGTTATGGATCAGTGCCAGAGGGGTTTGAGGATAGAGTCTCAGGGAGAGGCCTAGTTATAAAGGGTTGGGCCCCACAAGTTGAAATCTTGGGCCATCGAGCTATAGGCGGGTTTTTGAGTCATTGTGGATGGAATTCTGTGTTGGAAGCGATAGTGGCGGGTGTACAAATATTGGGTTGGCCCATGGAGGCGGACCAGTTTATTAACGCGTGGTTATTGGTAGAGAACATGAAAACATCGGTCCGAGTTTTTGAGGGCGCAGACTCGGTCCCCGACCCGATAGAGTTGGGCCGGAGAATTAGTGATGCAATGGGTAATGACTTGTTTAAGGAAAGGGCAAAATAG